The genomic region TTCAACTCTCCTCAGCACAAACAGATTACAACCATTAGCCTATTTAAACTTCGGATTTTCCCAGTTGTTTAAGGTTGTTTTTAATTTAACCAATGTCTATTATGCCTGATGCAAACCTAATTTTTGGGCGTATTAATGTCTTAAACTTTATGATATTAAAGAACGACATCGAGACATATCCCTGCTTccacattttatatataaaatgtgtatttatatatgtacatttatttttatttctattgtcGTTATATTGTAATTATTAGTAGAACTGTTAATAAGCAGATGCTGTTGAAATTGTTGATGATGAAGATATTAAACGTTTAATCTGAACGTGCCAAAATAAAACCCATGCACACTTTGTTAAATGAAACAATAATATTCGTcgtggaaaaaagaaaagaaaaggttGTCAAGTTAGGACAGCTGAGCACGTTTCTACAGCCCGTGGGCATAAATGCGTGAAACATAATAGCAGCAAACTCGACAGTCAGTTATTACAGGGGAGCTTTTCCGTAGTTTTCAAGGGAAAATGGTGTTAAGGGGGCCTGTGGGGCAGTTTTGAGTTAAGTAATTTGGAAACTCGGCACACAGACTCCCGAAGTAATCCGGTGACCCATTCCTACTCGGTAAAAACTGTCCGACTGCAAATGTTTTGGCCTGCAAGGCCTCACCTTGAGAAACTGGATATAGCGGTGCTGTATGGGTCTGGTGCGAGCAGAAATAGCTCGCAGAGCCGGGGAACAGACTTAATGAGCAGGGGCTGTGTAGAGACACGGAGCATGGCAAAGCAGGGGAGGCGAACGATGTAGCTGAAGCCATGTGGTGGAATCGGGAATTATACCCCCTTGCAGCAAAAGGAGGGCTCTCCTGGTGGGCATGCAGCAGTCGCTCAGCCCCGGCGGTCGGAGTGCATAGGTGGTGTGAAGATGCGTTTCCGGGATGCGAACCAAAGTATGATGAGCCGTAGCTGAGCGCTGAGCCCGAGTGTGGTTGTGCGGACTGTCGGAAAGTTATAAGAGGAGGTCCAGGCCAATAAAAAGACCCAGTGATTGCAAATCCGGCTGGATTAGTGGTGGCTAAGCGAGAGCCCCTTTTAAAGGCTAGTTTTGCCCGTGAAGCGGCGTTGGAGCGCCGCCTGAGCTTACCAGTTGCACCGCCAATAAAAACGTCGTCGCTCGAGGGGTCCAGCATCCAGTAATTCCCTTTGCCCGGGTCGTCATAGTGTCGAGGCACTTTTACGAAGCATTTATTTAGGCTCAAGTTGTGACGGATCGAGTTCTGCCAGCCTTGTTTATTGTCGCGGTAATATGGGAAGTTGCCCATGATGAATTCGTAGATGCCGTTCAGGGTTAGGCGCCGATCTGGACTTTGGCGTATCGCCATCATTATCAGTGCGTTGTAGCTGAATGGAGGCTTCTCAAACTTAATTTCCCCATCATTTTCGTCCGCCTTCATTATGCTGCCACCGTCGTTGTTTTTGGCTTCTTTTTCGCCGGCATTCTTCCCGCTGGTCCGTAACTTTTTTCGAAAGTCACATGCTTTTATGTCGTCGGTTTCGTTGTCATTACAGACATCGCTATGCGGTCCGCACCGGACAAAAACTCCTTTGCTGGCCGGTACCTGCGGTAAATTAGACTGGAGTTGGGGATCGGAGTTTCTCGAATAGCGTTCTTCCATCGCGGCACCGGTGTCATTTACGACTCCCTCTCGACCAGACAGGAGGTTGCTGATGCTAAACGCAGGTTTTTGGAAAAACCCATCAGGGCTTTTCATGTCATCCATATCTAACATCAGTACATTTTGCAAATATTAAAAGTCGGAAATTAAAACGTAGCCTACCCGAGAGAAAAAGAACTGAATCCCCGCGTGAATCGTTTCGTACCGATGCAAGAAAAACTCGGAGCACTTTTAAAAACCTCTCTTCAGGGTCAGATGCCAATCTCACTGACTGATCGCTGAACTCCCCGCTGCAATTAAAACACTTCCGAAAACCGTGAAACCCAAGCCTCTCACCTGCGTCTTGCCCGCTGGAACCGCCTTCTTCAATCGTCGTCTTCcttttatttacacaataaCTTGACCAAATGCCAGTTACAAACGACTGTGATAAATAAGTGCTCGAGTGAATGCACCGATGACTGCGAACAACcgtaagcaaacaaacaaacgcgTATGTTAATATAATCACATGACACCGTCTAACCCCTGCAGCGGCTCCCAGCTCTTACATGCGTCTGTCCCGAGGCAAGGCGGCTTCCTGCAACAGAGCTGACAGGTGAGCTTGAGGTGTAACTCTTACAGGCATATGTTCTGATTTCCCAATCTTTGATTATTTCGTCTTAGTGTCATTTAGAATCATATCCCACCCACCCCCGCCCCGTAATCCTCAAATGTTGCAAGTGCTTGCTTGCTTGGAATGTTTTAATATGGGAAAGACAGGCCAGCTGCCTGTTTTCTGCAAATCCAAATTAATGGTGTCTtagatgtaattttttttttcgtccTAAATAATCTTTACGCATATTGGTTTAACTACAGATTTTAAATACTGTCGGTATATATGCAACTGAAAACATCTGAAGGAATAATATGGTGTTAACTCGTATTGACACGTATATGTTAAGAAGTGTTTGCCTTCGATAATCTATCGATATAGGCTTACACTATTATTATTAGATGTGTACGTTTGTTAACTTTCTTAAATTGTACTATTGTAGCCTACTGTGCTCAAACCACACGCAATCGTTAAGAGACTTATGAAGGAAAACAGCACTTCTTTCTTAATGAAATTTTCAGACAAAAGAGGAGAGTATTGAGTGCAATGGTTTCTGTCGGTGAAATTTATTTAGGCCTGTTTAACAGACTTTTTCCTCAGATCGACGTGCAAGTAAGGCAGATAATAGGCTACTTCCAGCTGCGGGCCCTATATAGGAGCATCTGAATACGAAAAATAAATAggccctatactgtatatacgcTCGCGACGCAAACATCCGCTCGGTAAATTCTACCGTGGGGACACTCGGCAATTTTTActaaggtgtgtgtgtatgtgtgtgtgtgtgggtgggggggttagcTACGTCCTAGAATACATCACAGTGGTACCATGGGTGATTTCCAGATGTTTAATATAATCTGCAAATCAAAACAAGAATCTGCACGAGCATTCACGTCACTGAGGACTAAAACAAACATATAAATTGCACAGTAAACTGATCGGTCGTTTAAAAAGCAAATGtcaaaatgcacatttacatttacggcATTTGGCAGAAACCCTTAGCCAGAGAGACTTACGTAAGTGCTGTAATGACTGTGTCCCAAATGTGTGTAAGTCACATGATCTAAAAGTGAAAGTTACGAGTGGCACCACGCCATCTAGTGCACAGGCACAACACATATTCTTACATCTACTATcattttaatcatttaaaaaaatctaatgaAAAAATATAGCCTACGTCAATCCGTAAAGTGATTTAAGAATTGAAGTTGCGTATATAACAGTTTGCCAGGGCATTCAGTGTCTGCCAGGTCTCTGTGCCCTAATAAGGCATATGTCGGATGAAGATGACCAAGAGCTACTCCACATTGCAGAAGCTGTCTTGCGGCAGAAAGGGCAGCTGAAGTGGGTACTTGATCTGGAGCAAATAAAAGGTTTTAAATATGTTACCAAAAATAACTATACCGTAAGTAATAATGCATAaggacagaacaaaaaaaaaacagcaatttcTTACTGTTGAAGTCGCCGATGAAAGCAATGCCTATAGAGTCGTGATTGTTGCCCTTGGTATGTGCTCCGACAATGCCCCAGCCACGCCCTTCAAACACTGAACCGTCCTCGCCAACTAGAAAGCTGAGGTATGGCTAGTCATGTAATGCGCGGCGAAGACTGTCAGAAGTTAGTAAATGTGTCACTTTGATATCACAATACAAAATGCACAAGCCATGCAGTAGAGGCGGTGGACAGGAAAATGAGGAACAAGCTGGTGTCCATCGTGAGCACTGTCTCCCAGCCCTCACATGCAGCAGCTGAGGCACGGAAGGGCGCCTTTACTGCTCCAAGGATCATTTTCCTTCCTGCTGCCATCAAGGCATACAGCTCTGCCCTATAGGCTAAACCAGCCAGTCACTCCCTTGCCTGCAAACTGTAACAATGCTCACATTCGCTTCtcttatctatccatctgtttATTTTACTTATCTATTGCTCACTGCACAGTCAGTTTGCACTGCAGATTTTCCATTGTTACAGTCTGTACACATCAACATTTCATTAATGGTTTCTTATTATTGCACATGACAGCGTTTATGCACATCGGTATCTTTCTGAGGACACGAATAatttctctttttatatttcaatgactaatttctatttttttttcaagtaTAGTAATGACTaattttattcctttgtgcatttgatgttttaatggctatatctatctatctatctatctatctatctatctatctaatagtGTTTTACTCTGAGGAGCCAAAACTAAAAGTAAGTATTAATGTTTTCATAACATGTTAGTTGtctatttcttatatattcgGAAAACGTACTTAATACTAAGCTTTAGTTCGCCATTAAAGGAGGGCACTCACTTATATCCAATGTCATCCCAGCCCCTGTGTACCATGTGCAGCTTCTGGATGTGCTGGAGCTGAACGAAACATTGCTGGGGTCCGGTACAGGGCCAAAGTGCAGTGTGATGGATGACGGCCCTCTTAGCGGCATCCGTCAGTCTGTCTCGGCTGCGCGgtgccgcagctccccatcgctccCGAGATACCACCATCGGACACATCCCCGCTTGAAGGTATGAGGCAGgggtaacaaaattattaatcttttatataaatgtacgtAAAATTATGATCAGTTACTTCTCCGATCTTAAGCCACCAACGCGTTGCACAAGAAGGCGGTGTTACATTTCAGCTCCAACACACACATTCAGTGTTCAGCTTGTGCTAAACCAGTAAAATATCTGTAATGAACTTGGTGTGTACAGTGCAGTACAGGTACTCGTTGCAAAAGTGACTCTCACCCGGCTCGGCATTTTGACTCGCTGTCGTTTCTACTGTTGTTTTCTCCTGTTTTTTTGGGTCCATTTACGGTGCAGAAGCCCAGCTTCCGGCTCACTTCGTATCTCGTATCGGTCATACCTCGCTCGACTACAACGCCGTGTTTCGACAAGCAGAGGCCGGTTTTAATGGAATCAGGCGGCTGATTACCGAGGTTGCTTACGGGTGGAGGCACCGCAATAGTAGTTCCGCCTTCCGCGGACTTTCCGCGAGTTCCCTGCGTGTCAAGCCCTAAAATAAACCTGCTGTTCCCGACTTAGTGCCAGCAGTTCTTGTCGTTTATCATGACCTGGTGTGTATAAGTTCTTTCGACATAAGGGTAAATCCTAATTTCATACTTAATGGAAAAATATTTTCGAAATCCtcaaagaaatacatttttttctacTTATATTTTGGGAAGAGAAAATGTAGAAGAACGCCATAAGCCTAATTAAAAACTCGTGGTTgcaagggcataactttgggttgaaCATTTGCGGGATTGAAGTCTCCATCCATTTAAGGGTGCAGGTGCTTGTATTGGATGGTTTTAATTATTGGGGGGCTTACAAcaacccccaccaccacccccataatttacacccatgcatggttgtattttaaaatggagtgttttatacttattaattttatatttggggggtggcatggtggtgcagtggttagcactgtcgcctcacacctctgggacccgggttcgagtctccgcctgggtcacatgtgtgcggagtttgcatgttctccccgtgtcgtcgtggggtttcctccgggtactccggtttccccccacagtccaaaaacatgctgaggctaattggagttgctgaattgcccgtaggtgtgcatgtgtgagtgaatggtgtgtgagtgtgccctgcgatgggctggccccccatcctgggttgttccctgcctcgtgcccattgattccgggataggctccggaccccccgcgacccaataggataagcggtttggaaaatggatggaatttgATATTATATCGGCCTTTTTGGGTTGGGAGCGAAAAAAAAGCACGGTGACCggcattattttattattctctGATAATCTTAACTTAAATCAAAAGGTATACTAGGGTTAGAAACCACTTTTTTAAATAGTCATTCAATCCGTTTGACAGCGTTTTCCCCAATATAGTTCATGagagtgaaaaataaaatgtagtgg from Brienomyrus brachyistius isolate T26 chromosome 17, BBRACH_0.4, whole genome shotgun sequence harbors:
- the pglyrp5 gene encoding peptidoglycan recognition protein 5, producing the protein MDPKKQEKTTVETTASQNAEPAGMCPMVVSRERWGAAAPRSRDRLTDAAKRAVIHHTALWPCTGPQQCFVQLQHIQKLHMVHRGWDDIGYNFLVGEDGSVFEGRGWGIVGAHTKGNNHDSIGIAFIGDFNNQVPTSAALSAARQLLQCGVALGHLHPTYALLGHRDLADTECPGKLLYTQLQFLNHFTD
- the foxg1c gene encoding forkhead box protein G1c isoform X1, which encodes MEERYSRNSDPQLQSNLPQVPASKGVFVRCGPHSDVCNDNETDDIKACDFRKKLRTSGKNAGEKEAKNNDGGSIMKADENDGEIKFEKPPFSYNALIMMAIRQSPDRRLTLNGIYEFIMGNFPYYRDNKQGWQNSIRHNLSLNKCFVKVPRHYDDPGKGNYWMLDPSSDDVFIGGATGKLRRRSNAASRAKLAFKRGSRLATTNPAGFAITGSFYWPGPPLITFRQSAQPHSGSALSYGSSYFGSHPGNASSHHLCTPTAGAERLLHAHQESPPFAARGYNSRFHHMASATSFASPALPCSVSLHSPCSLSLFPGSASYFCSHQTHTAPLYPVSQGEALQAKTFAVGQFLPSRNGSPDYFGSLCAEFPNYLTQNCPTGPLNTIFP
- the foxg1c gene encoding forkhead box protein G1c isoform X2; the protein is MKADENDGEIKFEKPPFSYNALIMMAIRQSPDRRLTLNGIYEFIMGNFPYYRDNKQGWQNSIRHNLSLNKCFVKVPRHYDDPGKGNYWMLDPSSDDVFIGGATGKLRRRSNAASRAKLAFKRGSRLATTNPAGFAITGSFYWPGPPLITFRQSAQPHSGSALSYGSSYFGSHPGNASSHHLCTPTAGAERLLHAHQESPPFAARGYNSRFHHMASATSFASPALPCSVSLHSPCSLSLFPGSASYFCSHQTHTAPLYPVSQGEALQAKTFAVGQFLPSRNGSPDYFGSLCAEFPNYLTQNCPTGPLNTIFP